GTGCTGACGTGCAGTCAAGTTACAACCTACAAGCCCACTGCATCAGGCCACGACCCATGAGAAATCAGGCCCCACAAGGAGGCACGTCTTAGCTCAAATTTTCATATGCGTGGTGTATAGGAGTTTAGCGGTATATATCCATAGACTTTGTAGCAAATTTTGCGTATGGCAGACGCCAAACCACGCCAGATTGCTGGCTTCACCCGTTGCATTAAATGATAGTATACATCGGCCATCAGACTATGACACCCATAAGAACATGTTCTTGCAGATAAAGAAGATAACTCAATGATAAATAAAGTGTGAACAACTAATGGTTTCCTTTGTGCAAACAAACCAAACACGTCTAATATAATATAAGTGCAACTAATGGTCATCATAGTATAATTTAAGTGCCTGATGGTACGAATGATTTGTGCTAACCCGATCTCAGTTTTTCAGAGATGGCGCGTCTACATATGTAGCAAACCATGCCTGACACCATTGCTGGACTGATCATCTAGCCCTTCTAGCCTATAAATCAACAATAGTATCAGTTATGGCAGTATAACTACATAACGAGCTAAACTATTTCTAGTTCTTGGCTCAATTTTTCATGAGCATTGATGTTTCATGCTTACCTCAATTCAATCGACACTACAAAGGTTAGCATACAACTAGAGATCGAAATCAAATTGACATAATAGTAGATATTAGTTTGACATGGTGGTCAGTTCGACATATTCTTCAGTAAAAAATTAGCTTTTCTTCATTTTGCTGAAACTTTGCCACAATGTTGCATACTTACATAGCCATAGTAATATCAAAGGGGAAATGCCTAGATAGTAGAAAATTACCAGGCCCCCTGGTACAAGAATGTGCTTAAGACCACAGCCTCTCTGACTGCACTAATAAGATACTACTACTATCAGTTATACTACTATCAGTTATATAGACTCAAAGTGGCCCTTTTATAACAAGACAAGGTTACTATACTAACTATACTTGTTGTGTGTCCATGGACACATTCTTAATAACTTGAGATTCGACCCAGCTCTTAATGAGTATCTCTTGTTGCTGCGTTCATGTCAAACATTTCCTGAACCTACTCTCTTTTACCGATTAGAATGTCTACAACTGCTGGGTAGATTATGCAATTGTAATCGAACTGAtaataactacttgatagttcagaAATAATGTCACATGATTATCACCACGTAGTCTATTGATCTACTGAATATGCAGATTTATATTGAATATCCATCACACAAGTAAAACGTTAGAGTGAGCGATATAGAGGTAACTTGTTGGAGAGGAGGGGGGGGTACAACGTCGGGTAAATCCGATAGTCTTTCGACTAGCAGGCGTGACAAGGTCAACACGGATGGCGCGGCGCTGCCATCCCGGCCGGCGTGGCCATGGTCACCACGCCCGTCACGCCATGGTTCCGCTGGAGCTGTGGAACtagagaaggggaagaagagggggcaGTGCGgtgtggggcggcgtggggcggtgCGGGACAAGGCGGGCCGGAGGGGAGGCGGGGTGGCGGTGGGCGGGGGACACAGCAGGGCGTGGATGCGGCAGGCAACTACGCGGGTGGCCAGGAGGTAGGGACACGACAAGGAGGCGGGGAGGCGGGCGGCGGTGGGGCATGGCGAGGCAGGGGTGAGAGCGTTTGGATCTTGGATGGAGTGGGATGCTTCGGGAGAGAAGGGGATAAGATTTTGGCTTCTGGCGGCGCAGGGCTTCGAGCGAGGGAAGAAGAAACCTAATCGAACGAAATATTGCCACATGCGCGCCCTTTCTCAGCTCTCGTGTGCCATCGCTCACTGAACAGTGGGCCCAACTACACGAAAAGGAACAAAAAGGCGCGAGGCATCAAAATATGTGGCGCGAAGTGGACCAAAATTGCGACGGAGTCCATCTACATTCCACACCGAGGCCAGGCCTGACGCCATTTAAGTAGGGCTGACCCTAGGGAAACTATATTTCCAAATTTTTTTGCCCAAAAATCCATCTTCCCCTAGGGTGTACTGTTCACTACTTTACTGTCCCTTGGGGAGGCCAATGAACTCTAGGTAAAGGACTTGGCCCTAGGTAAAATGGAAGTTTCTAGTAGTGATCATCCATTGGATTAACAAAAATGGAGGGCTCATAATCATTTAGGGGGCAGATGATGGTCCTGTGGGCACAGAAGAAACTCCCTCTGTTCTTGTCACAGCATTGCGATCATATAAAGAAGCTCTGATTAATGGTGATGGGGCAAAAGTTGCAGAGATAGAGGCATTTCTACTTTCTATTGAGGATGAGAAGAAGTCTCTAGTTGCAGAACTGACAAGTGCGAGAGATTGTATCTCGAGGATAATATAAGTGCCGGCATTGATGACTACGAGAGAAGGGAAGAAAGAGAGAGGTGATGACTAGTTGACCCAGTTCTTTGCCAGTTGAACCAGCATCTTTGGAATGATCAAGGAGTATTTCTTTCAATGAGATGGGCTTTTGTTTATATGTGTTGGTACTTTGGTTTTTGAGACAAGCATCATGTGCTAGTTTCAAATGCTTGTAGGGCATGTCTGTTGTGCAAGGGAACACTGGAGATGTAAGCTACGGCTAATGAATGTAACCATCAGTAGGAGTATTTGGTAATATGGCCACTTTGCATCTTAGCTTGAGTATACTTGTCTGTTGTGGGTCCAATCTTTTTTATCTTTTCATTAGTGATCCTGTCCTTTTTATTGTTTGTCTGGGTCTCAAGTCCTTTTTAGCATTGTTTTCCATTGTGGGGCAGTTGGTTTCCTTCTGCTTGGTCTTACGTTATCTTATTTCACATCCATTGCTTCGGTCAACGCTAAGTAGACGTATCctgtattatactccctccgtttgaaaaaacttgttggagaaattggtaaaaatggatgtatctagaactaaaatatgtctagattcATTCATTTCTTcgataagtatttccggacgaagggagtagaaaTTTGTAGCCTTGTGCAGTTATTATATACAGACACCTAAAACTTCAATTACACCGAAGTCATTTTTATGTCTCGGGAGGATTCAGAAACCAAAGTTACTGGATGGCAGTTTAAATGTCATAGGTGTTACTGGATCCGCCAGTGAAAGACTGCTGTTTAAATGTGTTGGCAGCCAGTCTTTGGATGGTGCATGGACGGATGGACCATGTGCTagaatgctactccctccgtcccatatagTAATATAAGATCGTTTTACAAGTTGTTTCAACTTGtaaaatgatcttatattatggAATGAAGTGAGTAGTTTCATATACTTGTAAAATGGCAATGATATCTCGGAGCTCTAAGATACTCCCTTCAttacgctcttatattagtttaccgGGGGAGTATGTCTCATGAGTCTCCCCAAAAACAAATGTATAATGAGTATAAACACGGAAATTCAATTCTGAGCACGGGCTCAGATGCTCCCGATATCCCAGGCATCCCTTTACCTCGAGATCGCAGCACTAGGCAGTATTTCTCTCCCGTATATCTGCGTATTTGCTGAGAAATAAAAACAGGCCCACCTCATTTATTGCTGTTTGTTGGGGAAGCAACGTCCCGGTCCATAGAAAACGCTAATGGCCCTGATGTTTTCCTGGGCCTTGCTGTACAGGCTTTCCACCTCAGCCGGCTTACTTCGTCTTCCCCACACCAAGTTTCATATGTGGATTCCGAGGGGAGTCAAAACTTAATCCTAGCTCAGGTCTAATTGCCCCTCAAGAAAAAAAACTCAGGTCTAATTCACCTAAAAAAAGCTCAGGTCTAATCACACTGCAAAATTCATTATGAGTACTCATTCGGGATTCAGGATGCAAGTGGAAGTCTGCGACGTGTCCGCCATCTTTGGCACCGTCTGCAAGCGCTAATTGCAGGATTAACAACCTCCGCATCCGCGAGTTCATTGCCTGCTGTGCCAGGCTGCTTTGTAGGTATAGAATAATTGTTGCTATGCAACTAGCTGTCCGCTGCTATGCAACTGATGAATAGTCTTATCACTGAATAATTTTGTTGGCAAACTTTTTTATAAACTGAACAACAAACATCTGTCAGGAAAGGCCAATATGCAGTATTGCTTAGTCTGTACTGTATTGATTTTACAAGCTAATATGGTCAACAGAGAACAAAACATTGCAAGCACCTCCCGGTAGCACCATGATCAACTTTGCATACTAGCTGCTATACACATCAAGATTTTACTGTGAATAGTTATTCTAGGCATAGAAGCTGAACACAGTTATTCTAAACACAGATTTTACTTTGAATAATTATTCTAAACACATATTGCCGAAAGTACAGATCTTCAACACTTCAGAATATTAAATACATGAAATGAGCATTGAAAATTCAGAATTTCTCATCTGAGTTCCTCTTTCCTGACGCCTCTTCATCTCTGCTTCTTGGTTTTGCACACGAACTCCAGTTTTGAGGTATCGATCCTCCTAATTAATTAAGCCATGAAAGTACCGGAAGAAAAGCCATTAGCTTGATTGGAACCGGCTGGAACTTGCACATCAATTTTGTTAAGGGACAAGAGCCATGAATACATGCATTATCACAGGAATTGGAAAACCTGTTCAGAACAACGTCAAACTAATATTAACCTGAATTACTCTAGGATAAGATATTCAGCACAAGAGATGCAATGGACACAAATCGTTTTCCCTTCAACTGTTTCAGGCGCATCCCAGGTGGCAATGCGCTGCGCAAGGCCTTCCGCGATAGCTGTCTTCACATGTTTGATCTTCAGACATGTCAACAACCATTATGATAACCTAAGATAATCAACATAATTCATATCTGTGAGATTACCAACAGAGAATTGGAAGTAAAAGACTAACTGTTTGGTTATTAGTTCACAATGTGGATTTACCTCGTTGCGTATGTTTGCCGAGATCAACCTTTAACTTCTTAAGTACAATGGCTGCTGCACCATCATCCTCATGGATCATCCCAAGAAGTAAGTGTTTTAAGAAAATATAATGTGCAGTAGCAGCAATAGCAACAAAGAATAATGATAAAGATAACAAAAAGAAGTCGTAATGCTTAACAATCCACTAAAGATATTCTATGACGAGGAAATACAGTTGACCATAATGTACTTTGGATCTATGAAATGTTTTATCACAGCTCATTTTCTTGATTGCGAACAGAATTGGGCCATCACTGGAATCAACCGCATTGTTATTTCGGTTCAGTTTGGCTGAGTGACAAAAATTCTGACTTAAATTTGACTGAACCAGAGTTGGATGAAATTTGTGTGCTATTTTAATTCTGCTCAAATTCACGTTCACTTAAATATTTTGCCGCAATGCCATTTTGaccgaaatatatatatatatatatatatatatatatatatatatatatatatatattcttattCTTATGCCTACTAAATGATAtgcaattttggtgaaattttatGGAAATGAGAACCATATGTCTGGACAAAACAGTCCCTAAAAAATGTTTGTGCTGATAAATTGATGTGCATCAGCAGTTAAATTGACTGAATCAGGAACCGTCGACGGGTTGTAAACATTAGTATTGAGACATCGGTATATATTGACTAAATCAGGAACTGTCGATGGGCATGGAGTTTTATCAGGCGGAGCACTGCCCAGCCGTAGCCTGTAACGAGTGAACAACTAAATCATTTTGCTTAGGACTACAGCAAAAAATCCATTGCTGGACACTCACCCACACAAAAAGGAATGAACAGCAAAAGCAAATTTTCACAACCATAGATGAGCGACAATAGTTGGTTTAATTGAAGCGTCTAAACAATTAAATTTATACGCACGTAGCCCAACAAAATTTTCTCACCTACTAATGCGAATCAGTGGTGAAAATTATCAACAGTTCGTCACCTCTTCGTCTATCCTGGAGCTTCGGGATTCACCTTCCCGGTGGACCGCGTTGAGTGCATAGGCGAAGTGTTCTTCCTCATCTGGTCTGGCATCCACTTCTCTGCGGGCTACGGCCGCCGACCCCCTGGGTGCAGCCTCACGTGCAGTTCGACTCCTCCGCTATGACTTGATCCTCTCCGACTCGCGGCAGCACAGTAGGGGGAACCCGATCTGGATGCTCCAGGTTGTCGGCAAATTCGGGGAAACCTGGAATCGAAGCAACTCCGAAACTATATCAACGCAGTCAAAATCGCGACGAAACTATGCCCCAAACTTGTAACAAAAATGGCATCGACGACAGTGAAGAGCTGGTTCCACACCTGTTGACCGGATCTAGCAGGAACTCCAATCCATTGGCCTCCATGGATTCGTCACCGGTAGAATCAGCCGCCATTTCAAATCAAACTCCCGGCGAGCCATGAGGCAGCCTCCACCAGAACCATCTACAACCTTAATTTAATTTCCGACTGCGGGCCTCAAGAGCACAACTGCGTGCTTCCCCCGGGAGCCTAGACGGCTTGGTTTGGTTTCTCATCCACTTCCTTTACTAACGACGAACTGGTCCATGGCTCAGCTCCCCAAGACGACGTTCTGCTCCTAGGCTCAGCACACCGCCGTAACGGACACAGCCCACGCAACGTACTGGGCCCACAGCCACCACTGTGCACGCCCGTATAGCAGGTGTATTCCGCTTTTCGGTCGAACCAGCTCTGACACATCTGCCCCTCTTTTCCCAATCACAACGCATCAACCAACGAACAAGATATCAGGTGCAGCTGAGCTCGAGCACCGAATTGCCGCTTCCGTATAAACATCACTATGTCTAGTGGCAAGTGGCTTGAGCACTCATCCATCATGTGTTGGTCATATGCATTCGAGGTGACTGCTGACCTGGAGGGCTATTCCAGCAGAAGGAATTTCTCAGAGCTGGTGCAGAAAGGATCGGAGAAGGTTGCGAGGCTGGACCTCGAGGAAGCGCACGAGTTCAAGAGGGTCAAGGTCTCCGAGAAGCGTTCGCGGCTGCTCTTGAGGGACTGCGTGCACTCCAACAAGGACAAAAATGATGCCAGGCGAGGCAAAAGAAGAAGAGTAGGGTGCCCTTCTGCGGTTGTGTGCGTCCCAAAACAGTAGCCGAGCCTTAACCGTTTTGCTCTCTAGACAGCAGCAGGAAGAGGCTCCACATGTCAGCCCAGCAGACTCATGTTCCTTCTCATCTGGAGTTACAACAAGTGATGTCTTTCGGATCTTTCTGCAATGAGTTGCATGATATTGTTAACAAGAAGCTCATGCATTCAGAGTTTTGTCATTGCTAAAAAAAATGAGGCAATGGCCCCTAGCTTAACTAGTTAATCATATCGGACACTGTTTTTTTATCTTCGAAATGGCAGTTATCCTGCATTAATTCATTAAGAAGAAAAGAGTTGCTCAGTTAATTAGAAACATCCAAGCGAAAATCAGGTTGCCCATTTAGTCATGGAGAACCGGACGAAAACCATAACAGCCGTTGAGAGGCACACATACGAAACCCTACACACACTGCTACAAAAAAGGCCTCGGCGAGACAACACATAGGCGTCATCGTCATCCCTACACTCTGAGCAAACGACTCCGACTTCGCTGTAGGCGATCGTCGACTAAACCCACACTGTATAGGCCGTGTGGGGTTGCATGAAGATCTGCGTCAAAACTCAGCCACCCGCGACCAGACAACGCAACTCTGACTCTGATGGAGAGCTACGAAGGACAAAACCGGGCACGACTGGCGCCAGGAAGATCGCCGAACGGACCACCTGCAGCCAGTCATCGTACACCGTAGGGCCCCTTCGCCGCAGCTTCGACTTCACATCAATAGACAAACCAAGGCAAACCCGTGAACACGCTGGAGAAGAACCGACTACCTCAACCATTGCTGCGTCGCCGACATCGCCTccaccatcatcgttgccacagaagcctATACGTTACAGCCCGCCGCCAGACACCGGTCCCGCTAGCCGATGCCGGGCTCCCAAGAAGAAGCCCCCAAGAGGGAAAACGACACCAAGGCGCCGCCATCTTCCGATCACAGATCAAGGGTTTCCCACGGAGAGCCCGAGATGGCCGAATCCGCGCGGGAGGTGTGCGGCAGCAAAGCAACGATGCCCCCAGGAAGGTAAACAACGGCCACAGCCGCCGCCACCGTTGGTCACGGCACAAAGCCGAGACAGACCCAAGCTCCCACACCACCTCAGTCGCACATCATCCCACACCGGCTTCGGCAAGCCCACCAACCATCACCGCCATTGAAGCTTCCCATCGATGAAGAAGAAGCACCGAGATCCACCCGTAGTCAAACGCACCTCGGAAAAACCACCGGCGGCCAACCTCCAGAATGAGGCTCCAGATCCCACAACGGTCATCCGGACGCAGAGCCACCGGGCGCAACGCAAGCCGCCATGCCCTGCCAATCACCATGTCGACACGGAACAAGGGAGCTCTGCCCAAAGCCAAGAATCACCATGGTTCTGGACCGCAGCCAAGCATCAGCAGCACCGACACACCCCATGCACACCATCACGGCCGCCGACAGCCTTCAAATCTCTCCTTCCCCATCACCGATCGGTCGGAGTATGACTCCCACTGGGACCGGTGTGTCTaccgtgggaaggagaggataaagGCCGCCGAGGTTCGACTCGCTGCCGAcatggcggcggaggaggcggctgacgaggcggcgcggtcggccgcagaggaggaagccatctgCGCCTGCATTGTGAAGAAGCGGTAGCGGAGGAACACGCGCGCCCTCGCTTGAGAGTACAATCGGGCGGTTGGTGACATGGCCGGACTGCCAccaaaggaggagaaggaggacagcGACAGTGAGGACAGCTCCAACGACGAGCAGATCCGGCTCGATCCCAGCAGCGTCTTTGACCGGTACTTCGGCGAGAAGGATGGCATGGTgccgggaagggcaagggcagTTGGGGATGATCTTCTCCAtcatagccaaacatgccaaattttgataGTCCAATGGCATGTTGTAATGTAGTAGTCGGAGATGTGTAATGCATTGTTCatgtagttgcatgagtttgtatgaaTTTAAGGTATGCTAATTGAGGTGTTCGGTTGTGAGAAGGGAAATTTGAGGCTTGATCGGTTAGTGCCCGCATCTGTGGGCGTTTGGGGGTCGGATTACCGAATAAGGCTTTCGCCcagctttataaataaagcaaaccaccagAGAGCACACATACATGGACTAGTTCAAACACACACACCAAGTCTCATAAGAGGAAGTACAAAAGGTTCTGCTGCAGGTCAACAAGcccaaacaaaaaggaaaaaaggacgCCGGAGCACGCAACACCCGTCTAGTCTggctccggaggaggcggagggggcgacggcgaCAGTGGGATTTGCcgaagtccggttgtagatgcccCTAGCGAGTTCCAAAGTTGAAAGAAGTACTaacaaaagagcccgtgcgttgcaacgggagagaaaacataacacacgctcttaacttaacaaccatcactcaagaccacaataggtccatctcctttatttttgcgaggcatcatatttgtgttgccgcttatcctccttctcaccctcaccgacgatggcctcggtgttcacacaaaacaacaaaaacgtgtgttgaatacggttaatcctaaggcgtctatctctccctctctctctccctccctctctctctctctcgctcgctttctctcactctcgcgatgagaaatctgttgttttctcctgcgacatttttcagaggtatgcatgtgtagttatcgatgttttcttttccatatatgattatagtggggtgtttatttgcaatccgatCACCACCGGTATGAAAAAAACcgaatcttgcgctataaattataagtttgctttcataaaaatattttaaaaatatttaacaggtaaaactaacataatatttagattccacacatttttctaataaaatttcatatataatatgttaaaatcaaagttacggtttaaaagatacagataatttagaaaatcatttggtttgactcaaatatattccaaaataatatttaaaaatacttaacagataaaaataatttcatattcatattctacatttttttctaatcaaatttcatatataacaggTTCAAtccggagttacggtttaaaagatatggatgattctaaaaagcatttgtttgacttaaatatgatccgcggatgaattacctaaaacatcaggggggttattgaaaaatataaaataacggttcgggtatgacttaaatccggacggcgggttgattttaAGAAAAGAcaaggacttttgtgtaaaatacggaAATAACGATCCGTTTTAACTTAgaacaggactgcgggttgaactCTCTAAAATAAAGGGACTTTTTGAAAAATGTCATGACGGATGAAAGAAATCCAATTTgatttattattaggtagagatagaGATAAAGATAGTATGTATCCGTTCCAATTTGACCCCGGCAATTTGCCCGTACAAAATTCCCTTCCGCTGCCGTCGTACTCGGGAAACCAAAATCCGCCGCCGCCTTCCCGAGCTCGGACTCGACAGCCATGGCCACCCAACTAGGGCAACcgtcgccggcggtggcgccggCGAAGTATGATCCAGCGGCCACCTACATCACTGCCATCGGCGACGACCTCCTGCGCGAGATCTTCCTCCGCCTCCCCTCCCTCCCCAGCCTCGTCCGCGCCGCCCTCGCCTGCCGCACCTTCCTCCGCGCCGTCCGTTCCTCCCCCGCCTTCCGCCGCCGCTTCCGGGCGCTCCACCCGCCCCAGATCCTTGGATACTTCACCGTCCACTACCGCACTGCCATCCCTGCCTTCGTCCCCTTGCGCAGCCGCTCCGACCGGGACCTCGCCGCCGTGGTCCGCGGCTCCGATTTCTTCTTCACCCGTCTACCGGAAGACGGCGACGACACTAGGTGGGCGTCCAATGGCAAGTGCTCCGGCTACGTCTTCATCCACAACCAGAGAACCGACCAGAGACAGATCTCTGCCTACAACCCCCTCACACAGGCGCTGAATGTCTTCCCCTACCCGCCTCAGGAGGCCTGCGATCCCAGCTATCTTGATTTTCGCATCATCTTCTCGGAAGACGACCGGAGGTCGTTCCGTGTGGTATGTGTCCGTCACCGCAGGCGGCGACTGAGGACGCTGGCTCGTTTATCTGTCTTCTCATCGGACAGCAGGGAGTGGCAGGGTTTCCCGTGGGTGGACACCTCAGTGCCGCAGCCTAGGGACGATGGAGGTGATAAGTGCTTGCTCTCGTCTTACACTGCTACCCCGGTGGATGAATTTGATAGATTAGTCTACTGGAAACACAAAAATCAAGCATATATAGTCGTCCTCAACGCTGCGACGTTGCAGTTATCTCGAATCGATTTGCCGCCGCACTTGAAAGATATGGACTCCATAGAATTTAAGCTTGGTCCGACCAAGGATGGGAAGCTCTGTATGTCTTTCACAGATCACTTTGCTGCAAACGAGGGAATGCTCAATGTTTGGTTTTGGAGAGCTGATGGTGATGGTGTTGATAAATGGATGTCGCACAAGATTTTCCCACTGAGCAAATTTGTTGATTTCTCTATGTGTTCAGAAGAGTATGCTGTCACAGCGCAGGTTAAGGGAGTCATAGATGATTTTGTGCACCTGTCTGTTTattatctcaataccaagttcttcCTATCCTTTTGCCTGGAAACAGAGAAGGTCAACAAGCTCTTCGAATATGGACTTTGCGTTGATCCCTACATCATGCCGTGGCCTTCTTCTTTGGTATGCAACAAGGTGAGCCTGTGCTTCAAGACGCTAGTAAAATTTATCCTGACGTTTGATCCCTGAATCATATGCATTTAAGTTACTTGAGACCAATTGATTCTTACATAGTTGTGAAAATCTGCCATCAGTTTGATATTTTGCTAATCCCTCCCATGTCCTATCCTAATTAATTGACGCTCCTTAGTATAAGGAGTAGTATTTTTTCTCAAGAAAACGCGGAAGTCGTGCGATGTATTGATAGAAAGAAGAGTATGTACAAGTCTGGTCAACTGCTTttgagttggttacagagaaataACTTAATTCTTTATTTTTCTGTAGGTATATTAACAGTGATTTGTGTAAGTCATAATTCAACTGTTTAATTGCAGATTTTATACAAGGATTCAATATTTTAAATTTTTGCATGCATTTTTTGCAGATTATATGATATCTCCGCACTGACAGTATCTTAGGCTAAAATTTTTCTCTCCACTAAAATATTGTCCACACAATCTTTTGTTATCCTGACCAATATCTTACTTCACTTCCGTTGCTTCGGTCGTTGCTAAATAAATCTGGCATGTACCACTTTTTAAAAAGATTCTTGTACCACATTGGAGTCAATAACCTTGCACAGTTTGTCCATGCAAACCCTTGCATCCTTACTTACACTGAAATAATTTTATGTCTCAGGAGGATTCAGAAACCGAAGTTACGGGAGACAGTGTGGTGGATGATTATCATGTGGGCACAGAAGAAACTCCCTCTGTTCTTCTCACAGCATTGCAATCATATAAAGAAGCTCTGATTAATGGCGATGTGGCAAAAGCTGCAGAGATAGAGGCATTTCTACTTTCTATCGAGGATGAGAAGAAGTCTCATAGTTGCAGAATTGACAGCTGCTGGAGATTGCATCTCGAGGATAAGTGCCTGCATTGATGGTTACAGGAGAAGGGTGCAGCAAGAGAGAAGTGATGACGAGTTGACCCACTTTGCCAATTGAATCAGCCTCTTTGAAATGGTCGTGCTGTATTTCTTCTGATGAGATGAGCTTTTGTTTACATGTGTTGGTACTTTGGTTTTCGGACGGTGTGGAGACAAAGATCATGTGGTAGTTTCATATATATGCTTGAAGGGGTAGCAAAGGAACACAGGAAACATAAGTTCCACATAAGCTACTGCTAATGAGTGTAACCGATTTATGAGCTGTATCCTCTTcactgaaaaaaatagcgcgctatagcgtaTTGAGAATTGCCTCACTAAGTATATCGGTGTATAACGTCTTgttaatagcacgctatagcgcgaTATAGCATGCTAATAGCATATTTTAAGGTCGGCGCTATTTTGCTGTACCGCGCTATTTTTTTCCTTGATCTTCTTAAAAGTTGCTATATATGAGACACACTTTACTTCTTGGCTTTAGTACTATATATTACTCATCCATCACGCGTCCTCCCAATTTGTGTTTTGTTGGATCCAGCCTTTTTATCATTTGTCGTGGTCGGTTTTATGAGCTTATTAACCCCGTTCGTTTGCCCACTATGCTACTCTGTTTCCTTATGCTTGGTGTTGGTATTTCAAATGGGTTCAGATGTCTTTAGAGGTTCGGAGTGTTCCTTTTTATCACCACTAA
This window of the Triticum aestivum cultivar Chinese Spring chromosome 5D, IWGSC CS RefSeq v2.1, whole genome shotgun sequence genome carries:
- the LOC123120836 gene encoding uncharacterized protein, whose protein sequence is MATQLGQPSPAVAPAKYDPAATYITAIGDDLLREIFLRLPSLPSLVRAALACRTFLRAVRSSPAFRRRFRALHPPQILGYFTVHYRTAIPAFVPLRSRSDRDLAAVVRGSDFFFTRLPEDGDDTRWASNGKCSGYVFIHNQRTDQRQISAYNPLTQALNVFPYPPQEACDPSYLDFRIIFSEDDRRSFRVVCVRHRRRRLRTLARLSVFSSDSREWQGFPWVDTSVPQPRDDGGDKCLLSSYTATPVDEFDRLVYWKHKNQAYIVVLNAATLQLSRIDLPPHLKDMDSIEFKLGPTKDGKLCMSFTDHFAANEGMLNVWFWRADGDGVDKWMSHKIFPLSKFVDFSMCSEEYAVTAQVKGVIDDFVHLSVYYLNTKFFLSFCLETEKVNKLFEYGLCVDPYIMPWPSSLVCNKEDSETEVTGDSVVDDYHVGTEETPSVLLTALQSYKEALINGDVAKAAEIEAFLLSIEDEKKSHSCRIDSCWRLHLEDKCLH